A genomic segment from Thermotoga neapolitana DSM 4359 encodes:
- a CDS encoding DUF5685 family protein — MMFGYIKPLKCELKVREYEEFRRYYCGVCRALKRYSIVPRLLLTYEAASLSLLLSSLKGEHVERKRNFCFFTLKKVEYYQSESINRVAEIFVALLSEKMRDNYLDTKNPIYLLVKSFLKKDPKISKLFDRFYTLERKKANFEELAKEQGRILGKILESTVEEEDQRRILYHLGVHLGEWLYIVDALDDFEKDKKKGVYNPLVEEYRDFERAKNAVKDVLEMCINEIWKAYDLLNLKRNRSILDNIMYLGAPAVTERIFMKQRESSPAGKT; from the coding sequence ATGATGTTTGGATACATCAAACCGCTGAAGTGTGAACTCAAGGTCAGAGAGTACGAAGAGTTCAGAAGGTATTATTGTGGAGTCTGCCGTGCTCTGAAGAGGTACTCCATAGTCCCCCGGCTTCTTCTCACCTACGAGGCTGCCTCACTTTCTCTTCTTCTTTCTAGTCTGAAGGGTGAACATGTGGAGAGAAAGCGAAACTTCTGCTTTTTCACTCTGAAAAAAGTGGAATACTATCAGTCTGAATCCATAAACCGTGTTGCAGAAATCTTCGTAGCCCTTCTTTCCGAGAAAATGAGGGACAACTATCTGGACACGAAAAATCCGATTTATCTTCTGGTCAAATCGTTTTTGAAAAAAGACCCGAAAATATCGAAACTCTTTGACAGATTCTACACACTGGAAAGGAAAAAAGCAAACTTTGAAGAACTCGCAAAAGAGCAGGGAAGAATACTCGGAAAGATCCTGGAATCGACCGTTGAAGAAGAAGATCAGAGAAGAATCCTTTACCATCTTGGTGTGCACCTTGGAGAGTGGCTCTACATCGTCGACGCACTCGATGATTTCGAAAAGGATAAAAAGAAGGGGGTGTACAACCCCCTCGTAGAAGAGTACAGAGATTTTGAAAGAGCAAAGAACGCTGTAAAGGATGTTCTTGAAATGTGCATCAACGAGATCTGGAAGGCATACGACCTTCTGAATTTAAAGAGAAACAGGTCAATTCTTGACAACATAAT